The region ATTCTGTTTATTCAAAAACGCCCACAAGGTTTGTTTGCGATCAAAGGCCGTTTTGTGGAGTAAGCAATGAAGATCACACATTTATTATCTGATAAACCTTATAGCGGTATTGCGATTGCAGTGTGCTTCGCAATCCTGATGATTCTGCCATGGTTGCATTTGTTGCCAGTCGAGTCACCGCTTCATTTGTCGGCTTATTGGGTCACGCTCATTGGTAAAATCATGTGCTTGGCTTTGGTCGCTTTAGCACTGGATTTGGTCTGGGGCTATGCCGGTATTTTAAGTCTTGGGCATGGTTTGTACTTTGCGCTCGGCGGTTATGCCTTTGGTATGTACCTGATGCGTCAGTCTGCAGGCGATGGCTTACCGGATTTTATGCGCTTCCTAAGCTGGACGGAACTGCCATGGTTCTGGGTAGGTACTGAACATTTCCTGTGGGCATTGGCATTGGTGGTTTTGGTTCCCGGCATTATCGCTTTTATCTTTGGCTTCTTTGCCTTCCGTTCCAAAATTAAAGGCGTGTATTTCTCCATCATTACCCAAGCGATGACCTTTGCCGCAGCACTATTGTTCTTTCGCAATGAAACGGGTTTTGGCGGTAACAATGGCTTTACCGGTTTTAAAACCATTTTGGGTATGGACATTACATCTGCTTCGATGCGCGCAACGCTGTGCTTTATCACGGCAGTAGTGCTGTTGCTTTGTTTTGTCGGTTTACGCCATTTAATGAACAAACCATATGGTCGTGTACTCGGGGCAATTCGTGACAGTGAAAACCGCTTGCAGTATTTGGGCTACCGTACGCTGTGGTACAAGCTGTCTGCATGGGTACTTTCTGCAGTGATTGCAGGTATTGCAGGGGCATTGTATGTGCCGCAAGCAGGCATTATCAACCCAAGTGAAATGAACCCTGTCAACTCGATTGAAATGGCAGTTTGGGTAGCAGCCGGTGGTCGTGGCACTTTAATTGGTCCATTGATTGGTGCAGGTGTCATTAACGGTGTGAAAACCTATTTCACCTCGGCATATCCTGAAGCATGGCTGTTGATTTTAGGGGCACTGTTCATTGTGGTGACCATTTTCCTACCGAAAGGCATTATTGGTTTGTTTGACCGTTTTAAAAAGGAGCGCAGTGAATGAGCGAATTAACACAGCCTCATGGCGGTCATGTGGCCGAAAGCTATGGTCGTCCTAAAGAACAAGGTGCAGATTTTAGTCATGGGATCGCGCTGTATTTAGAAAAAGTCAGTGTTTGGTTTGATTCGTTCCGTGCTTTAAATGATTTGTCTTTATATATCAATGAAGGGGAATTGCGTTGCATCATCGGGCCAAATGGGGCGGGTAAAACCACGCTGATGGATGTGATTACAGGCAAAACGCGTCCAACTGAAGGCTCCGCATTTTTTGGTCAAAATTATGATTTAGCCAAAATGAGCACAGAAGAAATTGCCGAAGCGGGGATTGGGCGTAAGTTCCAAAAACCAACGGTGTTTGAAAATTTCACTGTGATGGAAAATTTGCTACTAGCTGTCCCAAAAGACAAGCGCGTGCAAAAGAGCTTCTTTAGCAAACTCGGCCCCGATGCGCAAAATGCGTTGGATGAATCTTTGGAGCAAATTCGTTTAAAAGAGTTTATTTCCAAACCTGCGGGGCTGTTGTCACATGGTCAAAAGCAGTGGCTTGAGATTGGCATGCTGCTGATGCAACGTCCAAAACTGATTTTACTCGATGAACCTGTGGCAGGCATGACCGATGCAGAAACGGAGCGTACTGCTGAGCTGTGTCTAGAGCTGAAAAAGAACCACACTTTGGTGGTGGTTGAACATGACATGAGCTTTATTGACACCATCAGTGAAAAAGTCACGGTACTCGCGCAGGGTGCAATTTTGGCAGAAGGCACATTGGCAGAAGTGCAAGCCAATGAAGATGTCATTGAAAAGTATTTAGGACGTTAAGGAGACCGCGATGTTAGAAGTCAAAGACGTCAATCAGTTTTATGGGGGCAGTCATATTTTGCGTGATGTGTCCTTTACTGCGCCTGTTGGTAAATGTTCGGTGGTGCTTGGGCGTAATGGTGTAGGTAAAACTACACTGCTCAAGTGTTTGATGGGGATTTTACCGGTTAAGTCGGGGCAGATTCTACTCGATGGTAAAGACATTTCCAAACTGAGTCCAGAACAGCGTGTCCGTGAGGGCTTGGCTTATGTACCACAAGGTCGTGATATCTTCTCAACGCTGACAGTAGAAGAAAACATCCTGATTGGTATGGCAAAGTTTAAAGGCGCGAAAACCCGTAAAGTGCCTGAGCATCTGTATGAAATTTTCCCTGTGCTAGATGAAATGAAGCATCGCCGTGGGGGAGATTTGTCAGGTGGTCAGCAGCAGCAACTTGCCATCGCTCGTGCCTTGGCTTCCGAGCCTCGGGTACTGATTTTGGATGAGCCGACTGAGGGGATTCAGCCCTCAATCATTAAAGATATTGGTCGCGTCATTCGTA is a window of Acinetobacter sp. ASP199 DNA encoding:
- the urtC gene encoding urea ABC transporter permease subunit UrtC, which produces MKITHLLSDKPYSGIAIAVCFAILMILPWLHLLPVESPLHLSAYWVTLIGKIMCLALVALALDLVWGYAGILSLGHGLYFALGGYAFGMYLMRQSAGDGLPDFMRFLSWTELPWFWVGTEHFLWALALVVLVPGIIAFIFGFFAFRSKIKGVYFSIITQAMTFAAALLFFRNETGFGGNNGFTGFKTILGMDITSASMRATLCFITAVVLLLCFVGLRHLMNKPYGRVLGAIRDSENRLQYLGYRTLWYKLSAWVLSAVIAGIAGALYVPQAGIINPSEMNPVNSIEMAVWVAAGGRGTLIGPLIGAGVINGVKTYFTSAYPEAWLLILGALFIVVTIFLPKGIIGLFDRFKKERSE
- the urtD gene encoding urea ABC transporter ATP-binding protein UrtD, which gives rise to MSELTQPHGGHVAESYGRPKEQGADFSHGIALYLEKVSVWFDSFRALNDLSLYINEGELRCIIGPNGAGKTTLMDVITGKTRPTEGSAFFGQNYDLAKMSTEEIAEAGIGRKFQKPTVFENFTVMENLLLAVPKDKRVQKSFFSKLGPDAQNALDESLEQIRLKEFISKPAGLLSHGQKQWLEIGMLLMQRPKLILLDEPVAGMTDAETERTAELCLELKKNHTLVVVEHDMSFIDTISEKVTVLAQGAILAEGTLAEVQANEDVIEKYLGR
- the urtE gene encoding urea ABC transporter ATP-binding subunit UrtE — protein: MLEVKDVNQFYGGSHILRDVSFTAPVGKCSVVLGRNGVGKTTLLKCLMGILPVKSGQILLDGKDISKLSPEQRVREGLAYVPQGRDIFSTLTVEENILIGMAKFKGAKTRKVPEHLYEIFPVLDEMKHRRGGDLSGGQQQQLAIARALASEPRVLILDEPTEGIQPSIIKDIGRVIRKLADGGEMAIVLVEQFYDFAEELADGYTVMARGQVVAQGVGSEMPEKGIRELVAI